From a single Stomoxys calcitrans chromosome 4, idStoCalc2.1, whole genome shotgun sequence genomic region:
- the LOC106081848 gene encoding sphingosine kinase 2 — MTATGVIGGNVDPNTYPATNGSSIPHNINGLDLNMSHNNDIFSSPLGSPASTNGIELTEHFYINNSNKKKHNLKIQVQLNASGIYLRRETAEHDQITEQLIRLEDVIGSHCGGKIKKQVRGVLNSCKRSKNADEEQHHSEGSTGSQPPDHNDISAYLYIYAYVKKDKPLRRMRTVRILRFRSFLSYEDNLKSAERWQRAIMINKGTELHSGGFAKPLLILLNPKSGSGKGRVLFQKQVAPVFKEAQIQYELVVTTHANYARELIRRRNDLTQKYSGIVVASGDGLFFEVLNGIMERPDWRVLARDLPLGIIPCGSGNGLAKSIAHLYDEPYEPKPIVNSSLACVSGNWTHLDVVRVQVANKKQQSEMYSFLSIGWGLIADIDIESERLRSIGAQRFTIWSIHRVLKLRTYKGKLSYLPWKRKEVPVAPISSKANRKSGPPSILTRFHDALDEEQDFKDAHEVDNDEFADTLSQSTYRPDSWASAKSNVTAYYSIPGHSLRSNRSTITIQSKIEAANAEYNTKALQSNIPALNEPLPAEEWRSEEGEYVMVHAAYTSHLAADCLFAPDSKLNDGIIYLVIIRAGVSKSQLIHFLLNLSSGTHLTEAPTAHIQVIPVSAFRIEPTEEMEDGIMNVDGERVPYGNLQAEIFPGIIKVMVPSGQMKD, encoded by the coding sequence ATGACAGCCACTGGAGTAATTGGCGGTAACGTAGACCCTAACACCTACCCCGCCACAAATGGCAGTAGCATTCCGCATAACATCAACGGACTGGATTTAAATATGTCCCATAACAACGATATTTTTTCTTCGCCGCTTGGTTCCCCCGCATCAACCAATGGCATTGAATTAACCGAACATTTCTATAtaaacaatagcaacaaaaagAAACATAATCTCAAGATACAGGTGCAGTTAAATGCCAGTGGAATTTATTTGAGGCGGGAGACCGCGGAACATGATCAGATCACTGAACAGTTAATACGCCTGGAGGATGTTATTGGCAGTCATTGTGGTGGCAAAATAAAGAAACAGGTGCGAGGGGTGCTGAACTCTTGCAAGCGTAGCAAAAATGCCGATGAGGAGCAGCATCACAGCGAAGGATCCACCGGAAGCCAACCACCCGATCACAACGATATATCCGCCTATTTGTATATCTATGCCTATGTGAAGAAGGATAAGCCACTGAGGCGCATGCGCACTGTTAGAATCTTGAGATTTCGCTCTTTCCTTAGCTATGAAGACAATCTGAAGTCAGCTGAGCGCTGGCAGCGGGCCATTATGATTAACAAGGGCACAGAACTACATTCGGGAGGCTTTGCCAAACCTTTGCTTATACTTCTCAATCCCAAATCGGGTTCGGGCAAAGGCAGGGTATTGTTTCAGAAACAAGTGGCCCCCGTCTTTAAAGAAGCTCAGATCCAATATGAGTTGGTGGTTACCACCCATGCCAATTATGCCAGAGAATTGATAAGACGACGCAATGATTTGACTCAAAAATACAGTGGCATAGTGGTGGCCTCAGGTGATGGTTTGTTTTTCGAAGTGCTAAATGGCATTATGGAACGCCCTGACTGGCGAGTGCTGGCCCGTGATCTGCCCTTGGGCATTATACCCTGTGGCTCGGGCAATGGTCTAGCCAAGAGCATAGCCCATCTTTACGACGAGCCCTATGAGCCAAAACCCATTGTAAATTCCTCCCTGGCCTGTGTGTCCGGCAACTGGACTCATTTAGATGTGGTGCGTGTGCAGGTGGCCAATAAGAAACAGCAAAGTGAAATGTATTCCTTCCTCTCTATAGGCTGGGGCCTTATAGCCGACATTGATATTGAAAGTGAACGGTTGAGGTCCATAGGAGCCCAAAGGTTTACCATATGGTCCATACATCGTGTCTTAAAATTGAGAACCTACAAGGGAAAGCTTTCCTATTTACCTTGGAAGAGAAAAGAAGTGCCAGTTGCCCCCATCTCCTCAAAAGCCAATCGCAAATCTGGTCCCCCCTCCATACTCACCCGCTTTCATGATGCTTTGGACGAAGAGCAGGACTTTAAGGATGCCCATGAGGTAGATAATGATGAATTTGCCGATACTCTCTCTCAATCCACGTATCGGCCCGATAGTTGGGCCTCGGCCAAATCAAATGTCACCGCCTATTACTCCATACCGGGGCACTCCTTGAGATCAAACCGGAGCACTATAACCATACAAAGTAAAATTGAGGCAGCCAATGCCGAATACAATACCAAGGCCCTGCAATCCAATATACCTGCCCTAAACGAACCGCTGCCCGCCGAGGAGTGGCGAAGTGAAGAGGGTGAATATGTTATGGTACATGCCGCCTATACCAGCCATTTAGCTGCGGATTGCCTATTTGCTCCCGATTCCAAACTCAATGATGGCATCATTTATTTGGTCATCATACGAGCAGGTGTATCAAAATCCCAGTTGATACATTTCCTGTTGAACCTCAGCTCAGGCACCCATTTAACAGAGGCCCCTACCGCCCACATACAGGTAATACCAGTGAGCGCTTTTCGCATAGAACCCACCGAGGAAATGGAGGATGGCATTATGAATGTCGATGGTGAACGAGTGCCCTATGGTAACCTGCAAGCGGAAATATTTCCGGGTATTATAAAAGTCATGGTGCCCAGTGGACAGATGAAGGATTAG